A stretch of the Orcinus orca chromosome 1, mOrcOrc1.1, whole genome shotgun sequence genome encodes the following:
- the LOC125965210 gene encoding uncharacterized protein LOC125965210 isoform X1, whose protein sequence is MQERKCPVSHLGQLGKHWAWGQVGHQGAATLHSPPPGACCPHLPQVQAGRDTTAPFVDGCSLLSVGPRAGRQREPNRLPTMTRQCPSSVGCLELWTRDSRQPFQVAGVIPILRDKEIFEEGKHPDQAHTASKLQSQDPSLSFLIWATLFSFHGPLSLEKGTVENRPLVQNHTWPRILLMIIPTEFQVLSPVTDGEPCRVQRDKMEAIYKSNKVSEGKRRMTDYESLYCSGRVPKLYFCPG, encoded by the exons ATGCAGGAGAGAAAATGCCCAGTCAGTCACTTGGGACAGCTCGGAAAACACTGGGCATGGGGCCAAGTAGGCCACCAGGGAGCTGCCACCCTGCACAGTCCTCCTCCGGGAGCGTGCTGCCCACACCTACCTCAGGTCCAGGCAGGTCGGGACACCACTGCGCCCTTTGTGGATGGCTGTTCTTTGCTCTCCGTGGGGCCCAGAGCGGGGAGACAGAGGGAGCCCAATCGCTTGCCAACCATGACCAGGCAGTGCCCGTCGTCTGTCGGATGTTTAGAATTATGGACAAGAGACTCCAG ACAGCCCTTTCAGGTAGCTGGTGTGATTCCCATTTTGAGAgacaaggaaatatttgaagaaggtAAACATCCTGATCAagctcacacagccagtaagttgCAGAGCCAAGACCCAAGCTTAAGTTTCCTGATCTGGGcaactctcttctctttccatggCCCTTTGTCACTGGAGAAGGGCACCGTGGAAAACAG GCCGCTGGTCCAAAACCACACCTGGCCTCGCATCCTTCTAATGATAATCCCCACAGAGTTCCAGGTGTTGAGCCCAGTGACTGATGGTGAGCCCTGCCGAGTTCAGAGGGACAAGATGGAGGCTATATATAAATCCAACAAAGTTTCAGAAGGTAAAAGACGCATGACCGATTATGAAAGCTTATATTGCTCTGGGAGAGTGCCGAAGCTTTATTTCTGCCCTGGCTGA
- the LOC125965210 gene encoding uncharacterized protein LOC125965210 isoform X5: MQERKCPVSHLGQLGKHWAWGQVGHQGAATLHSPPPGACCPHLPQVQAGRDTTAPFVDGCSLLSVGPRAGRQREPNRLPTMTRQCPSSVGCLELWTRDSRQPFQVAGVIPILRDKEIFEEGKHPDQAHTASGCIITWQRTERGSKSTRLFL, translated from the exons ATGCAGGAGAGAAAATGCCCAGTCAGTCACTTGGGACAGCTCGGAAAACACTGGGCATGGGGCCAAGTAGGCCACCAGGGAGCTGCCACCCTGCACAGTCCTCCTCCGGGAGCGTGCTGCCCACACCTACCTCAGGTCCAGGCAGGTCGGGACACCACTGCGCCCTTTGTGGATGGCTGTTCTTTGCTCTCCGTGGGGCCCAGAGCGGGGAGACAGAGGGAGCCCAATCGCTTGCCAACCATGACCAGGCAGTGCCCGTCGTCTGTCGGATGTTTAGAATTATGGACAAGAGACTCCAG ACAGCCCTTTCAGGTAGCTGGTGTGATTCCCATTTTGAGAgacaaggaaatatttgaagaaggtAAACATCCTGATCAagctcacacagcca GTGGCTGTATCATCACGTGGCAGagaacagagagaggaagcaagtcCACgcgcctcttcttataa
- the LOC125965210 gene encoding uncharacterized protein LOC125965210 isoform X6, translating to MQERKCPVSHLGQLGKHWAWGQVGHQGAATLHSPPPGACCPHLPQVQAGRDTTAPFVDGCSLLSVGPRAGRQREPNRLPTMTRQCPSSVGCLELWTRDSRQPFQVAGVIPILRDKEIFEEGKHPDQAHTASRWSKTTPGLASF from the exons ATGCAGGAGAGAAAATGCCCAGTCAGTCACTTGGGACAGCTCGGAAAACACTGGGCATGGGGCCAAGTAGGCCACCAGGGAGCTGCCACCCTGCACAGTCCTCCTCCGGGAGCGTGCTGCCCACACCTACCTCAGGTCCAGGCAGGTCGGGACACCACTGCGCCCTTTGTGGATGGCTGTTCTTTGCTCTCCGTGGGGCCCAGAGCGGGGAGACAGAGGGAGCCCAATCGCTTGCCAACCATGACCAGGCAGTGCCCGTCGTCTGTCGGATGTTTAGAATTATGGACAAGAGACTCCAG ACAGCCCTTTCAGGTAGCTGGTGTGATTCCCATTTTGAGAgacaaggaaatatttgaagaaggtAAACATCCTGATCAagctcacacagcca GCCGCTGGTCCAAAACCACACCTGGCCTCGCATCCTTCTAA
- the LOC125965210 gene encoding uncharacterized protein LOC125965210 isoform X4 has translation MQERKCPVSHLGQLGKHWAWGQVGHQGAATLHSPPPGACCPHLPQVQAGRDTTAPFVDGCSLLSVGPRAGRQREPNRLPTMTRQCPSSVGCLELWTRDSRQPFQVAGVIPILRDKEIFEEGKHPDQAHTASKLQSQDPSLSFLIWATLFSFHGPLSLEKGTVENS, from the exons ATGCAGGAGAGAAAATGCCCAGTCAGTCACTTGGGACAGCTCGGAAAACACTGGGCATGGGGCCAAGTAGGCCACCAGGGAGCTGCCACCCTGCACAGTCCTCCTCCGGGAGCGTGCTGCCCACACCTACCTCAGGTCCAGGCAGGTCGGGACACCACTGCGCCCTTTGTGGATGGCTGTTCTTTGCTCTCCGTGGGGCCCAGAGCGGGGAGACAGAGGGAGCCCAATCGCTTGCCAACCATGACCAGGCAGTGCCCGTCGTCTGTCGGATGTTTAGAATTATGGACAAGAGACTCCAG ACAGCCCTTTCAGGTAGCTGGTGTGATTCCCATTTTGAGAgacaaggaaatatttgaagaaggtAAACATCCTGATCAagctcacacagccagtaagttgCAGAGCCAAGACCCAAGCTTAAGTTTCCTGATCTGGGcaactctcttctctttccatggCCCTTTGTCACTGGAGAAGGGCACCGTGGAAAACAG TTGA
- the LOC125965210 gene encoding uncharacterized protein LOC125965210 isoform X3, whose protein sequence is MQERKCPVSHLGQLGKHWAWGQVGHQGAATLHSPPPGACCPHLPQVQAGRDTTAPFVDGCSLLSVGPRAGRQREPNRLPTMTRQCPSSVGCLELWTRDSRQPFQVAGVIPILRDKEIFEEGKHPDQAHTAIDCPTSWRVSQRMAVRVTCQAAGPKPHLASHPSNDNPHRVPGVEPSD, encoded by the exons ATGCAGGAGAGAAAATGCCCAGTCAGTCACTTGGGACAGCTCGGAAAACACTGGGCATGGGGCCAAGTAGGCCACCAGGGAGCTGCCACCCTGCACAGTCCTCCTCCGGGAGCGTGCTGCCCACACCTACCTCAGGTCCAGGCAGGTCGGGACACCACTGCGCCCTTTGTGGATGGCTGTTCTTTGCTCTCCGTGGGGCCCAGAGCGGGGAGACAGAGGGAGCCCAATCGCTTGCCAACCATGACCAGGCAGTGCCCGTCGTCTGTCGGATGTTTAGAATTATGGACAAGAGACTCCAG ACAGCCCTTTCAGGTAGCTGGTGTGATTCCCATTTTGAGAgacaaggaaatatttgaagaaggtAAACATCCTGATCAagctcacacagcca TTGACTGCCCCACATCATGGAGAGTATCTCAGAGGATGGCTGTCAGAGTCACTTGTCAG GCCGCTGGTCCAAAACCACACCTGGCCTCGCATCCTTCTAATGATAATCCCCACAGAGTTCCAGGTGTTGAGCCCAGTGACTGA
- the LOC125965210 gene encoding uncharacterized protein LOC125965210 isoform X2, whose translation MQERKCPVSHLGQLGKHWAWGQVGHQGAATLHSPPPGACCPHLPQVQAGRDTTAPFVDGCSLLSVGPRAGRQREPNRLPTMTRQCPSSVGCLELWTRDSRQPFQVAGVIPILRDKEIFEEGKHPDQAHTASKLQSQDPSLSFLIWATLFSFHGPLSLEKGTVENRPLVQNHTWPRILLMIIPTEFQVLSPVTDGEPCRVQRDKMEAIYKSNKVSEDKAVSRPQFPICEMG comes from the exons ATGCAGGAGAGAAAATGCCCAGTCAGTCACTTGGGACAGCTCGGAAAACACTGGGCATGGGGCCAAGTAGGCCACCAGGGAGCTGCCACCCTGCACAGTCCTCCTCCGGGAGCGTGCTGCCCACACCTACCTCAGGTCCAGGCAGGTCGGGACACCACTGCGCCCTTTGTGGATGGCTGTTCTTTGCTCTCCGTGGGGCCCAGAGCGGGGAGACAGAGGGAGCCCAATCGCTTGCCAACCATGACCAGGCAGTGCCCGTCGTCTGTCGGATGTTTAGAATTATGGACAAGAGACTCCAG ACAGCCCTTTCAGGTAGCTGGTGTGATTCCCATTTTGAGAgacaaggaaatatttgaagaaggtAAACATCCTGATCAagctcacacagccagtaagttgCAGAGCCAAGACCCAAGCTTAAGTTTCCTGATCTGGGcaactctcttctctttccatggCCCTTTGTCACTGGAGAAGGGCACCGTGGAAAACAG GCCGCTGGTCCAAAACCACACCTGGCCTCGCATCCTTCTAATGATAATCCCCACAGAGTTCCAGGTGTTGAGCCCAGTGACTGATGGTGAGCCCTGCCGAGTTCAGAGGGACAAGATGGAGGCTATATATAAATCCAACAAAGTTTCAGAAG ACAAGGCAGTCTCTAGGCCAcagttccccatctgtgaaatggggtga